The following proteins are encoded in a genomic region of Ctenopharyngodon idella isolate HZGC_01 chromosome 12, HZGC01, whole genome shotgun sequence:
- the LOC127523909 gene encoding lysosomal acid phosphatase-like yields the protein MDSCFLIAVFVFAFSLSNGESTLKFVTVLYRHGDRSPIEAYPTDPYKESDWPQGFGQLSQEGKKQHYELGQFLKKRYRGFLSESYNRHEIYIRSTDLDRTLMSAEANLAAMFPPSSSEEFIPGLKWQPIPVHTVPEDKDLLLPFPLRNCPRYIQLMNETENSDIFHKMTVTYKTFIEMVRNKTALKTVSVDSVWIVYDTLFCESKHGKLPPDWVTPDVMETLKVLNDFSYQIMFGVYKRKEKSRLQGGLLLDQIIKNLSAAASDNKQKLKMMVYSAHDTTIVALQEALGVFSGLQPPYASCHLIELHQEENGMFSVEMFYRNDSTVEPYAVTLPGCSQRCPLQSFVRLTRDVIPQDWNEECQIKKEATDNNKGAVKCIMSIRQIFSSSLDDCLKGKDIHFSVSAHPLY from the exons ATGGATTCCTGTTTTCTGATCGCCGTGTTTGTCTTCGCTTTTAGTCTTTCCAATGGAGAGAGCACGCTCAAGTTTGTCACTGTG CTCTATCGTCATGGCGACAGATCTCCAATCGAGGCCTATCCAACCGATCCCTACAAGGAGAGTGACTGGCCCCAGGGTTTTGGACAGCTCTCCCAG GAGGGAAAGAAGCAGCACTATGAACTAGGTCAGTTTTTAAAGAAACGCTACAGAGGATTCCTGAGTGAGAGCTATAACCGGCATGAG ATATACATCAGAAGCACAGATCTTGACCGGACGTTGATGAGTGCAGAAGCTAACCTGGCTGCCATGTTCCCACCTAGTAGTTCTGAGGAGTTTATTCCTGGTTTGAAATGGCAGCCGATACCTGTTCACACTGTTCCAGAGGATAAAGATTTG CTGCTCCCATTCCCGCTAAGAAACTGTCCACGTTACATACAGCTCATGAACGAGACTGaaaattcagacatttttcataaaatgacTGTCACTTACAAG ACATTTATAGAAATGGTGAGAAATAAAACAGCACTGAAGACAGTCTCCGTTGATTCTGTTTGGATTGTCTATGACACGTTGTTCTGTGAG TCAAAACATGGGAAGTTGCCACCAGACTGGGTGACTCCAGATGTGATGGAAACGCTGAAGGTGCTGAATGACTTTTCTTATCAGATTATGTTTGGAGTCTATAAGAGAAAGGAGAAGAGCAGACTTCAGGGAG GCCTGCTGTTAGATCAGATCATTAAGAATCTATCTGCAGCAGCTTcagataataaacaaaaattgaaGATGATGGTATACTCAGCT CATGACACAACAATTGTAGCTCTGCAGGAAGCCCTGGGTGTCTTTAGTGGCCTGCAGCCACCTTATGCCTCGTGTCATCTAATTGAGCTTCACCAGGAAGAGAATGG GATGTTTTCAGTGGAGATGTTTTATCGCAATGACAGCACTGTTGAGCCGTACGCTGTGACTTTACCTGGCTGTTCCCAGCGCTGCCCCCTACAGAGCTTTGTGCGCCTCACACGTGACGTCATACCACAAGACTGGAATGAAGAGTGTCAGATAAAGAAAGAAGCCACAGACAATAATAAAG GTGCTGTGAAGTGCATCATGTCCATCCGGCAGATCTTTAGCTCATCACTTGATGACTGTCTGAAAGGGAAGGACATCCACTTTAGTGTTTCTGCACACCCACTTTATTAA
- the mmp21 gene encoding matrix metallopeptidase-21, with amino-acid sequence MLAAIRLIFILRTFIFISAEKIFHSRDHSDVMNDIHQAELITDTDTAERFLSKYGFIKAGDGDEPQISAEAAGETDVSLSLDLQEGGSTSRSSSADLQFITALKEFQRVSGLPVTGVFDDATKAAMNKPRCGVPDQDEELDSTNSTTTHNHTDAANASETRTSDNTQPHEQKKRHLAALLKSRKKRDASEWTGHMAFSKSLLKWRLMGEGYSSQLSIDEQKYIFRLAFRMWSEVSPLQFVEDVHSPLEDIDIRLGFGTGRHLGCSQRFDGAGREFAHAWFLGDIHFDDDEHFTVPNTGNGISLLKVAVHEIGHVLGLPHIYRPGSIMQPSYLPQDGGFEIDWMDRKSIQSLYGVCKGRFSTVFDWIRKEQTPYGEVVVRFNTYFMRDGWYWLYENRNNRTRYGDPVAVQVGWHGLPSSGVDAYVHVWNRKTDAVYFFKGVQYWRYDSENDQVFSEDAEGRSYPRLISEGFPGVSGPVDTAYYDRRDAHIYFFKGSQVFRFDVRVNRLASSSPQNISEVFPAVVPGNHPVGNLDAAYFSYTHNTVFLLKGAWYWRVVSGRDRRRSASLPLNGLLPRRNVDEQWFDICDVHGSSLRTARR; translated from the exons ATGCTGGCTGCGATCCGGCTGATCTTCATCCTCCGGACCTTCATCTTCATCAGTGCAGAGAAAATCTTCCACAGCAGAGATCATTCAGATGTCATGAACGACATTCATCAGGCTGAACtcatcactgacactgacactgcagag CGGTTTCTGTCGAAGTACGGGTTCATTAAAGCAGGAGACGGCGATGAGCCTCAGATCTCAGCAGAAGCTGCGGGTGAGACGGACGTCAGTCTCTCTCTGGACCTGCAGGAGGGCGGATCCACATCCAGGTCCAGCAGCGCTGATCTCCAGTTCATCACGGCGCTGAAGGAGTTCCAACGGGTGTCTGGTCTTCCTGTCACGGGTGTGTTTGATGACGCCACCAAAGCAGCCATGAATAAACCCAGATGTGGCGTCCCAGACCAGGATGAGGAACTGGATTCTACCAACAGCACCACGACACACAATCACACCGATGCTGCGAATGCCAGTGAAACTCGAACATCCGATAATACTCAACCTCACGAGCAGAAGAAACGCCACCTGGCAGCGCTTCTGAAGAGCAGAAAGAAGAGAGACGCCAGCGAGTGGACGGGACACATGGCGTTCTCAAAGAGTCTTCTGAAGTGGCGTCTGATGGGGGAAGGTTACAGCAGTCAGCTGTCCATCGATGAGCAGAAGTATATCTTCAGACTGGCCTTCCGCATGTGGAGTGAAGTGTCTCCGCTGCAGTTTGTGGAGGACGTTCACTCTCCTCTGGAAGACATTGACATCAGACTGGGCTTTGGGACAG GCCGACATCTGGGCTGCTCTCAGCGGTTTGACGGCGCGGGCCGAGAGTTTGCTCACGCATGGTTCCTTGGAGACATTCATTTCGATGACGATGAACATTTCACTGTCCCAAACACGGGCAACGGGATCAGTCTTCTGAAG GTTGCGGTTCATGAGATCGGTCATGTTTTAGGGCTTCCTCACATCTACCGGCCCGGCTCCATCATGCAGCCCAGTTACCTTCCTCAGGATGGAGGTTTCGAGATCGACTGGATGGACAGAAAGTCCATTCAGAGCCTGTACG GTGTGTGCAAAGGTCGCTTCAGTACCGTGTTTGATTGGATCAGGAAGGAGCAGACGCCGTACGGTGAGGTCGTGGTGCGTTTTAACACCTACTTCATGCGGGACGGCTGGTACTGGCTGTATGAGAACCGCAACAACAGAACACGTTACGGGGATCCGGTGGCGGTGCAGGTGGGGTGGCACGGGCTGCCCTCCAGCGGTGTGGACGCTTACGTTCACGTTTGGAACCGCAAAACAGACGctgtgtacttctttaaag GTGTGCAGTACTGGCGTTATGACAGTGAGAATGATCAGGTGTTCTCTGAGGACGCAGAGGGCCGCTCGTATCCTCGTCTGATCTCTGAAGGCTTTCCCGGCGTGTCTGGACCAGTGGACACCGCATACTACGACAGGAGAGACGCCCATATCTACTTTTTTAAAGGCTCACAG GTGTTCAGATTTGATGTGCGTGTGAACCGATTGGCTTCCTCTTCCCCACAAAACATCTCTGAGGTGTTTCCCGCCGTTGTCCCCGGTAATCACCCCGTCGGTAACCTGGATGCGGCGTACTTCTCATACACGCACAACACAGTGTTCCTGCTGAAGGGCGCGTGGTACTGGCGCGTGGTGAGCGGCAGAGATCGCAGACGGAGCGCGTCGCTGCCGCTGAACGGCCTGCTGCCCCGCAGGAACGTGGACGAGCAGTGGTTCGACATCTGTGACGTGCACGGCAGCTCTCTGAGAACCGCTCGCAGGTGA